A region from the Nesterenkonia lacusekhoensis genome encodes:
- the mutM gene encoding bifunctional DNA-formamidopyrimidine glycosylase/DNA-(apurinic or apyrimidinic site) lyase has product MPELPEVEVVRRGVETWAAGRSVRRAEVHDPRSLRRHIEGPDHFVESLAGAQLGTPQRRGKFLWIPLNVVEAGGSDPGGSAPGVPAGAALLIHLGMSGQVLIEDSEAPRQKHLKITLSLSGAEPAQLRFVDQRIFGGMQISPLIPASHPSGTVPEAAAHIAPDPLEPAVTAETLFRALRRRRSGLKRALLDQQLLSGVGNIYADEALWLAGLHFARRTETITRAETARLLTAVREVMEAALAAGGTSFDALYVNVNGASGYFDRSLQCYGRQGQPCRRCADAGVETLIRRTPFMGRSSSWCPRCQPRPRQGRW; this is encoded by the coding sequence ATGCCAGAGCTTCCTGAAGTCGAAGTGGTGCGCCGCGGCGTCGAGACCTGGGCTGCCGGACGCAGCGTGCGCCGCGCTGAGGTGCACGACCCCCGCAGTCTGCGCCGCCACATCGAGGGGCCCGATCACTTCGTCGAGAGCCTGGCAGGTGCCCAGCTCGGCACCCCGCAGCGGCGCGGCAAGTTCCTCTGGATCCCGCTGAACGTCGTTGAGGCTGGCGGATCTGACCCTGGCGGATCCGCACCCGGCGTGCCGGCGGGCGCCGCGCTGCTCATCCACCTGGGGATGAGCGGCCAGGTGCTCATCGAGGACAGCGAGGCTCCCCGGCAGAAGCATCTGAAGATCACGCTGAGCCTCAGCGGGGCCGAACCGGCACAGCTGCGTTTTGTGGATCAGCGCATCTTCGGCGGGATGCAGATCTCCCCGCTGATTCCCGCTTCCCACCCCAGCGGGACAGTACCTGAGGCTGCGGCCCACATCGCCCCTGACCCGCTGGAGCCCGCCGTGACTGCGGAGACGCTGTTCAGGGCGCTGCGCCGGCGGCGTTCGGGGCTGAAGCGCGCCCTGCTGGATCAGCAGCTGCTCTCCGGAGTGGGCAACATCTATGCCGATGAGGCGCTCTGGCTGGCCGGACTGCACTTCGCCCGCCGAACCGAGACCATCACCCGGGCCGAGACGGCACGGCTGCTCACCGCAGTCAGGGAGGTGATGGAGGCCGCATTGGCTGCCGGCGGGACCAGCTTCGATGCGCTCTATGTCAATGTCAACGGCGCCTCAGGCTATTTCGACCGGTCCCTGCAGTGCTACGGCCGGCAGGGGCAGCCCTGCAGGCGCTGCGCCGATGCCGGTGTGGAGACGCTCATCCGCCGGACCCCCTTCATGGGTCGCTCGTCCTCCTGGTGCCCGCGCTGCCAGCCCCGCCCACGGCAGGGACGCTGGTGA
- a CDS encoding hotdog fold thioesterase produces MSDSTPEITAPETTAPAGPTPFPTDAERRALLEESGIPEEFHHLLGPHGVAPLNRRLGIRMVEMSAERMVATMPVAGNEQNVGILHGGAHFVLAESLGSVAALLHVYQNLGEVHPTVGTELSATHHRSVSEGTVTATCTPLNLGRQMTSHEIVMRDDAGRRLSTARMTNMILRPR; encoded by the coding sequence ATGAGCGATTCCACCCCCGAGATCACTGCCCCTGAGACCACCGCCCCCGCCGGACCGACACCCTTCCCCACTGACGCGGAGCGCCGCGCGCTGCTCGAGGAGAGCGGCATCCCGGAGGAGTTCCATCACCTGCTGGGCCCGCACGGCGTGGCACCGCTGAACCGCAGGCTGGGCATCCGGATGGTGGAGATGTCCGCGGAGCGCATGGTGGCCACGATGCCGGTGGCCGGCAATGAGCAGAACGTGGGGATCCTCCACGGGGGCGCCCATTTCGTGCTTGCCGAGTCGTTGGGCTCAGTGGCCGCGCTGCTGCACGTCTACCAGAACCTCGGTGAGGTCCATCCGACAGTGGGCACCGAGCTCAGCGCCACCCACCACCGCTCGGTCAGCGAGGGAACGGTGACCGCCACCTGCACGCCGCTGAACCTGGGGCGGCAGATGACCAGCCACGAGATCGTGATGCGCGACGACGCCGGACGCCGCCTCTCCACCGCGCGGATGACCAATATGATCCTGCGGCCGCGCTGA
- a CDS encoding glycosyltransferase family 2 protein → MSTPTYEHSWICVCTYRRNDLLADLLTSVRAAGRDDQAPQVIVVDNSPEGQAAEVVGRLYPEARYVHESEPGIAAARNAAVEAVPQDAQAVIFVDDDERVRPGWLDALLECARRSGADTVSGPVASIVPAEEAERIERTGFIRRSDFPTGPWAYRPATNNVLVRAEWFTRRGFRFDTAFNFTGGEDSDLFERMQSAGAVSWWCAEAQVEEDVPAERLTEEWMRQRGVRAGHVRALKLTRRGHGRLRVAAEGTARLTYGILAYGARRLRRRPVRYADAAYLREGRGMLQAAAGSRYEEYRRSVS, encoded by the coding sequence ATGAGCACACCGACCTACGAGCACAGCTGGATCTGCGTGTGCACCTACCGCCGCAACGATCTGCTCGCGGATCTGCTGACCTCGGTGCGTGCCGCCGGGCGCGATGATCAGGCTCCCCAGGTGATCGTGGTGGACAACTCCCCGGAGGGCCAGGCCGCGGAGGTCGTCGGGAGGCTCTACCCCGAGGCTCGCTATGTCCACGAGTCGGAGCCGGGCATCGCCGCCGCGCGCAACGCCGCCGTGGAGGCTGTTCCGCAGGACGCTCAGGCGGTGATCTTCGTCGACGACGACGAGAGGGTCCGCCCCGGGTGGCTCGACGCTCTGCTGGAGTGCGCCCGGCGCAGCGGAGCGGACACCGTCTCCGGGCCCGTGGCATCGATCGTCCCGGCTGAGGAGGCCGAGCGGATCGAGCGCACCGGTTTCATCCGGCGCAGCGATTTCCCCACCGGGCCGTGGGCCTACCGTCCAGCCACCAACAACGTGCTGGTCCGCGCCGAATGGTTCACCCGCCGCGGCTTCCGCTTCGACACCGCCTTCAACTTCACCGGCGGCGAGGATTCGGACCTCTTCGAGCGGATGCAGTCCGCCGGGGCGGTCTCCTGGTGGTGCGCCGAGGCGCAGGTGGAGGAGGACGTCCCCGCTGAGCGGCTCACCGAGGAGTGGATGCGGCAGCGGGGAGTCCGTGCCGGCCATGTCCGTGCTCTGAAGCTGACCCGACGTGGGCACGGCCGGCTGCGCGTGGCCGCAGAAGGCACAGCACGGCTGACCTACGGCATCCTCGCCTACGGCGCGCGCAGACTGCGGCGCCGACCGGTGCGCTATGCGGATGCAGCCTATCTCCGCGAGGGCCGCGGCATGCTCCAGGCGGCCGCCGGCTCCCGCTACGAGGAGTATCGGCGCTCGGTGAGCTGA
- the rpmF gene encoding 50S ribosomal protein L32 codes for MAVPKRKKSRANTRHRRSQWKAEAPKLVKTVENGRVVYSKPHQAKLVTDSAGSALFYEYKGRKVADA; via the coding sequence GTGGCTGTTCCGAAGCGGAAGAAGTCCCGTGCCAACACCCGTCACCGCCGTTCCCAGTGGAAGGCTGAGGCCCCTAAGCTGGTGAAGACTGTGGAGAACGGCCGTGTGGTCTACAGCAAGCCCCACCAGGCCAAGCTGGTGACCGATTCGGCCGGCTCCGCCCTGTTCTACGAGTACAAGGGTCGCAAAGTCGCCGACGCCTGA
- a CDS encoding glycosyltransferase family 4 protein — protein MSQAKPRLQLLIHSYWPESTPPQRRWQRLTESLIADGWEVDVITPAANARHTPVEQMSVGAFTMKPQRGPAGEAVRRTPYLLLRNSRVGRFLSDAVSSMMMVPRAVAAPRPDVVLATVPALPVICAGWLAARLRRAPLVVDMRDAWPELAREAEVRAGPAGRLMEAAVTSVQRRAELVVTVTAGFAERLRGRGVDRVETISNGVTLEQIPQLEHRRRRAGELRVAYLGNHGESQALETVIRAVRRIVERGEVEVTLRLVGSGTQKDQLKALAEGCPAVEFHDAVHGEQVWEHYRWADTALVSLRTDWASFAWTVPSKTFELMGLGKHITATVTGEAAEILSHAENVSVVDSSVEALSETFTELARDPESTPVCRTGRRWVAEHADLPRLGERYSALLRTFLRP, from the coding sequence ATGTCTCAGGCGAAACCTCGGCTGCAGCTGCTCATCCATTCCTATTGGCCTGAGAGCACTCCGCCGCAGCGCCGCTGGCAGCGACTGACGGAGTCGCTGATCGCCGACGGCTGGGAGGTGGACGTGATCACCCCCGCAGCCAATGCGCGCCATACCCCGGTCGAACAGATGTCCGTGGGGGCCTTCACGATGAAGCCCCAGCGGGGCCCGGCGGGGGAGGCCGTCCGCCGCACCCCGTACCTTCTGCTGCGCAATTCGCGGGTGGGCCGCTTCCTCTCCGACGCCGTGTCCTCGATGATGATGGTCCCACGGGCCGTCGCAGCGCCGCGGCCGGACGTCGTCCTGGCCACCGTGCCGGCGCTTCCGGTCATCTGCGCCGGCTGGCTGGCCGCCCGACTGCGCCGGGCCCCCTTGGTCGTGGATATGCGCGATGCCTGGCCCGAGCTGGCCCGTGAGGCGGAAGTCCGGGCAGGGCCGGCCGGCCGCCTCATGGAGGCGGCGGTCACCAGCGTCCAGCGCCGCGCCGAGCTGGTCGTCACCGTCACCGCCGGCTTCGCTGAGCGCCTGCGCGGCCGCGGGGTGGATCGCGTCGAGACCATCAGCAACGGCGTCACGCTGGAGCAGATCCCGCAGCTGGAGCACCGGCGACGCCGTGCCGGTGAGCTCCGCGTGGCTTATCTGGGTAATCATGGTGAGAGCCAGGCCTTGGAGACGGTCATCCGTGCGGTCAGGCGCATCGTCGAGCGCGGCGAGGTGGAAGTCACCCTGCGCCTGGTGGGCTCCGGAACCCAGAAGGATCAGCTGAAAGCTCTCGCAGAGGGATGCCCAGCGGTGGAGTTCCACGACGCCGTCCACGGCGAGCAGGTCTGGGAGCACTACCGATGGGCGGACACCGCATTGGTGAGTCTGCGCACCGACTGGGCCTCCTTCGCCTGGACCGTGCCGTCGAAGACCTTCGAGCTGATGGGGCTGGGCAAGCACATCACCGCCACCGTCACCGGCGAGGCCGCCGAGATCCTCTCCCACGCGGAGAACGTCTCTGTGGTGGACAGCAGCGTCGAGGCGCTGTCCGAGACCTTCACCGAGCTGGCCCGCGACCCGGAGTCGACCCCTGTCTGCCGGACCGGGCGGCGCTGGGTCGCCGAGCATGCCGACCTGCCGCGGCTGGGCGAGCGGTACTCCGCACTGCTGAGGACGTTCCTGCGCCCATGA
- the rnc gene encoding ribonuclease III yields the protein MEGHEELTKSLGVHIAPETLRLALTHRSYSYENDGIPTNERLEFLGDSVLGFSVTDYLYRSYPDLPEGDLAKLRSALVSTRSLARIARSLDIGPHISLGTGERRTKGQQKDSILADTMEALIGAAYLSTSLETARKLVLRLVTPLLSDKEAMTAGKDWKTTIQEIASERELGDIRYVIEDFGPDHDKSYTATLTMGGTSYASGSGPSKKEAEREAARATVEELVGLSGSDDILTLVLDRAPGTPA from the coding sequence GTGGAGGGACACGAAGAGCTGACGAAGAGTCTCGGGGTGCATATTGCCCCCGAGACTCTTCGTCTTGCCCTGACGCATCGCTCGTACTCCTACGAGAACGACGGCATCCCCACCAACGAGCGCCTGGAGTTTCTGGGCGACTCCGTGCTGGGATTCTCCGTCACCGATTACCTCTACCGGAGCTACCCGGACCTTCCCGAGGGCGACCTCGCCAAGCTGCGCTCTGCGCTGGTGAGCACCCGGTCCCTGGCGCGGATCGCCCGCAGCCTGGACATCGGCCCGCACATCAGCTTGGGCACCGGAGAGCGCCGAACCAAAGGCCAGCAGAAGGACTCCATCCTCGCCGACACCATGGAGGCGCTCATCGGAGCGGCCTATCTCTCCACCTCGCTTGAGACGGCCCGGAAGCTCGTGCTGCGCCTGGTCACCCCGCTGCTCTCCGACAAGGAGGCGATGACTGCGGGCAAGGACTGGAAGACCACCATCCAGGAGATCGCCTCGGAGCGGGAGCTCGGCGACATCCGCTACGTGATCGAGGATTTCGGCCCCGACCACGACAAGTCCTACACGGCCACGCTCACGATGGGCGGAACCTCCTACGCCTCCGGATCCGGCCCCTCCAAGAAGGAGGCCGAGCGGGAAGCTGCCCGCGCCACAGTGGAGGAGCTGGTCGGACTCTCCGGCAGCGACGACATCCTCACCCTGGTCCTGGACCGGGCACCCGGCACACCCGCCTGA
- a CDS encoding LCP family protein: MHDEHPSRPPHRPRRARPGAQPDAPDSSAPLPEGQAPEQKRRRRRRVAAWTLSAVAVLVVAAVAVVGIYLYQLRSAFDDQRNVLELQMEDDTAHRTSDGTINILLLGSDSRGDDEASYREQIGDIEGQRSDTMMLAHIPADRSGVYIMSLVRDLWVDVPGEGEGRINTALGFGGEELVVDTVEELLNTHIDHVATIDFTGFSDLTTALGGVYVDNPRSFSAGQHNPAFFPEGDIRLEGADALRFVRERKSFPTGDYIRVENQQLVVKAIVDRFLSADTLTSPQRVMDVVNGIVPYLSMDEGLDADTVAGYALEMSDVRSEDIHMFTIPTGEQATTAGGAQVILQDESMMELLRRSLRNDNMDGLMEYLEVQEESGEDQPAQQDQPAQQEETPTGEVAAE; encoded by the coding sequence GTGCATGACGAGCATCCTTCCCGGCCACCGCACCGGCCCCGCCGCGCGCGGCCCGGTGCCCAGCCGGACGCGCCTGACAGCTCCGCCCCGCTCCCGGAGGGGCAGGCGCCCGAGCAGAAGAGGCGTCGCCGCCGTCGCGTCGCGGCGTGGACGCTGAGCGCAGTGGCCGTCCTGGTGGTGGCCGCAGTCGCCGTCGTCGGGATCTATCTGTATCAGCTGCGCAGCGCTTTCGACGATCAGCGCAATGTGCTGGAACTGCAGATGGAGGACGACACCGCCCATCGGACCAGCGACGGCACCATCAACATCCTGCTGCTGGGCAGCGACAGCCGCGGTGACGATGAGGCCTCCTATCGCGAGCAGATCGGCGACATCGAGGGCCAACGCTCCGACACGATGATGCTGGCCCATATCCCCGCCGACCGTTCCGGGGTCTACATCATGTCCCTGGTGCGCGACCTCTGGGTCGATGTCCCGGGTGAAGGGGAGGGCCGGATCAACACCGCGCTGGGCTTCGGCGGCGAAGAGCTCGTGGTGGACACCGTCGAGGAGCTGCTGAACACCCATATCGACCACGTGGCCACGATCGACTTCACCGGCTTCAGCGATCTGACCACCGCGCTGGGCGGGGTCTACGTCGACAACCCGCGATCCTTCTCCGCAGGCCAGCACAACCCGGCCTTCTTCCCCGAAGGAGACATCCGGCTCGAGGGGGCCGACGCGCTGCGCTTCGTCCGCGAACGCAAGTCATTCCCCACCGGTGACTACATCCGCGTGGAGAATCAGCAGCTGGTGGTCAAAGCCATCGTCGACCGTTTCCTCTCCGCCGACACGCTGACGAGCCCTCAGCGGGTGATGGACGTGGTCAACGGCATCGTGCCCTATCTCAGCATGGATGAGGGCCTCGACGCCGACACTGTGGCCGGTTACGCGCTGGAGATGTCGGATGTGCGCTCTGAGGACATCCACATGTTCACCATCCCCACCGGTGAACAGGCCACCACCGCCGGCGGTGCCCAGGTGATCCTTCAGGACGAGTCCATGATGGAGCTGCTGCGGCGCTCCCTGCGCAACGACAACATGGACGGCCTCATGGAGTACCTCGAGGTGCAGGAGGAGTCCGGCGAGGACCAGCCCGCCCAGCAGGACCAGCCCGCCCAGCAGGAGGAGACCCCCACCGGTGAGGTCGCGGCTGAGTGA
- a CDS encoding YceD family protein: MAMTELSVDVKELKGKPGTQQHLNRTAAVPADFAAVLVGFPEGSDLDLDLRLESVHEGVLLTGTASAQVAGQCGRCLDEIGYPLTVDVMQLFVYPDRAQSDAEEADSEDERVIGEDLIIDLEPVLRDLMVSALPFQPVCREDCPGLCSQCGFRMEEDPEHAHEQLDPRWAALADLDLNTDQDN; this comes from the coding sequence ATGGCCATGACCGAGCTCTCCGTGGATGTGAAAGAGCTGAAGGGCAAGCCCGGCACTCAGCAGCATCTGAACAGGACGGCCGCGGTCCCCGCGGATTTCGCGGCGGTGCTGGTCGGCTTCCCGGAAGGCAGCGATCTCGACCTCGACCTGCGGCTTGAATCTGTGCATGAGGGCGTGCTGCTGACCGGCACCGCCTCGGCGCAGGTGGCCGGACAGTGCGGGCGCTGCCTCGATGAGATCGGCTATCCGCTCACTGTGGACGTCATGCAGCTGTTCGTCTATCCGGATCGGGCTCAGTCCGATGCGGAGGAGGCCGACAGTGAGGATGAGCGGGTCATCGGTGAGGATCTCATCATCGACCTGGAGCCGGTGCTGCGGGACCTGATGGTCTCGGCGCTGCCGTTCCAACCGGTCTGCCGAGAGGACTGCCCGGGACTCTGCTCCCAGTGCGGATTCCGCATGGAGGAGGACCCGGAGCATGCTCATGAGCAGCTCGACCCCCGCTGGGCCGCTCTGGCGGACCTAGACTTGAACACTGACCAAGACAACTGA
- a CDS encoding glycosyltransferase family protein → MHSQDHARQEYLQRLDEAAQAHRGAAQRLQETTRFPERWEPLRRAHERRAADLASRAEDPRPEQEHSTAALAAARPHQLIEQTLNAAAELPTGEPGISRPRLQLRIGIICDRFLYDTFTGLAQLVPITPSSWREHLGQVDLLLVAATWRGHDGASWDVTAPEAAANRRMLIEEILPAFRREGTPTLFYGKEDPPDYREFLDVAQACEHIATTAEEMLPRYAQDCPQARSISVLPFAVNPQLHTPLGSRRPRPGPAEHPVAPQDLIFFAGSWMGKKYPQRARYARWILDGVLAAGRPFALVDRYWGAKNPVTGLPTPNQLVPFEYWPHRSESMAHDELMQLQRVTDVAVNFNSVTDSMTMFANRVLELQASGTMVLSTYSRGVDARYPQVHTARSAEDVRRRLERLDLEELRAVQSTGIREVFLRHHGADLLAAAARRTGLEVSLPQERVVAVTEEITAELTSAMEAQQLPDGAQLTLTTWEQLDSAQVDILLPVSAEHHYPPHYAADHLAAFRYQSAPATATVPGTAEKTDHLVHRHVHGCAQVPGFAVELSAWWLPGLDDLTALNPQALRELAQRRRIYLLPHGQHWEAPPKDPFEKEIAGSAARRPSAQQQLAGRARRSLQQLRQSRAGRAAAVIYRHTVKPSDQGLREELEAVTADIAVIDEVYDQLQIPQREAAAEAARRQLTERRYSS, encoded by the coding sequence GTGCATTCACAGGACCACGCTCGGCAGGAGTACCTCCAGCGCCTGGACGAGGCCGCCCAGGCCCACCGCGGCGCCGCACAGCGACTGCAGGAGACCACCCGCTTCCCGGAGCGCTGGGAGCCGCTGCGCCGAGCGCACGAACGCCGTGCCGCCGATCTCGCCTCGCGGGCGGAGGACCCCCGGCCGGAGCAGGAGCACAGCACTGCCGCCCTCGCCGCGGCCCGGCCGCACCAGCTGATCGAACAGACTCTGAACGCCGCCGCCGAACTGCCCACCGGCGAGCCCGGGATCTCCCGTCCGAGGCTGCAGCTGCGCATCGGCATCATCTGCGATCGCTTTCTCTACGACACCTTCACCGGCTTGGCCCAGCTAGTCCCGATCACCCCGAGCAGCTGGCGGGAGCATCTCGGCCAGGTGGATCTGCTGCTGGTGGCCGCCACCTGGCGCGGCCATGACGGCGCCTCCTGGGACGTCACCGCCCCCGAAGCCGCCGCGAACCGCCGCATGCTCATCGAGGAGATCCTGCCTGCCTTCCGCCGGGAGGGAACACCCACGCTGTTCTACGGCAAGGAGGATCCGCCGGACTACCGAGAGTTCCTCGACGTCGCCCAGGCCTGTGAGCACATCGCCACCACCGCCGAGGAGATGCTGCCGCGCTATGCCCAGGACTGTCCGCAGGCGCGCAGCATCTCTGTGCTGCCCTTCGCGGTGAACCCGCAGCTGCACACCCCACTGGGCTCTCGGCGTCCGCGTCCCGGTCCCGCTGAGCATCCGGTGGCTCCCCAGGACCTGATCTTCTTCGCCGGCTCATGGATGGGGAAGAAATACCCGCAGCGGGCCCGCTATGCCCGGTGGATCCTAGACGGCGTGCTGGCCGCCGGACGCCCCTTCGCCCTGGTGGACCGCTATTGGGGCGCGAAGAACCCGGTGACCGGACTGCCCACCCCCAACCAGCTGGTGCCCTTCGAGTATTGGCCCCACCGCAGCGAGTCCATGGCTCATGACGAGCTGATGCAGCTGCAGCGCGTCACCGATGTGGCGGTGAACTTCAATTCGGTGACCGACTCCATGACGATGTTCGCCAACCGTGTCCTGGAGCTGCAGGCCTCCGGAACCATGGTGCTCTCCACCTACAGCCGCGGAGTCGACGCTCGGTACCCGCAGGTGCATACGGCCCGTTCCGCCGAGGACGTCAGGCGGCGCTTGGAGCGTCTCGACCTGGAGGAGCTGCGTGCGGTGCAGTCCACCGGCATCCGTGAGGTCTTCCTGCGCCACCACGGAGCCGACCTTCTGGCCGCCGCCGCCCGCCGCACCGGCCTCGAGGTCTCTCTGCCCCAGGAACGGGTGGTGGCGGTGACCGAGGAGATCACTGCCGAGCTCACCTCCGCCATGGAGGCCCAGCAGCTTCCCGACGGCGCTCAGCTCACCCTGACCACGTGGGAGCAGCTGGACTCTGCTCAGGTCGACATCCTGCTGCCGGTCAGCGCAGAGCATCACTATCCGCCCCACTACGCGGCCGATCACCTGGCCGCATTCCGCTACCAGTCCGCACCTGCCACGGCGACGGTGCCCGGCACCGCTGAGAAGACCGACCACCTGGTGCACCGGCACGTCCATGGCTGCGCGCAGGTGCCCGGATTCGCCGTGGAGCTCAGCGCCTGGTGGCTGCCCGGGCTGGATGATCTGACTGCTCTGAACCCGCAGGCGCTGCGGGAGCTGGCCCAGCGGCGGCGGATCTACCTGCTCCCCCATGGTCAGCACTGGGAGGCTCCGCCGAAGGACCCCTTCGAAAAAGAGATCGCGGGCTCTGCCGCCCGCCGGCCCTCAGCCCAGCAGCAGCTGGCGGGCCGAGCGCGTCGGAGCCTGCAGCAGCTCAGGCAGAGCCGTGCGGGACGAGCCGCAGCGGTCATCTACCGCCACACGGTGAAACCCTCGGACCAGGGGCTGCGCGAGGAGCTGGAGGCCGTCACCGCTGACATCGCCGTGATCGACGAGGTCTATGACCAGCTGCAGATCCCGCAGCGCGAAGCTGCGGCCGAAGCCGCCCGGCGTCAGCTCACCGAGCGCCGATACTCCTCGTAG
- a CDS encoding glycosyltransferase family 4 protein, translating to MEKPRVYFVVQPTVAHYREPLLKNLLKSRRISYDLVGRFKNSEGAAADRIQPASEDVLSHVTPMTFRTFGPLWWEDGQVRDVFTGGHDAYVLAGRIYTLSAWAALVVGKLRRRRVIFWGHGWKRPESGAKRRLRLAFYALADGLLVYGDRAKELGVSYGVPEQKIKVVYNSIYPESLTGQAAEEGHAADQRRAEQGPDAGRPTIIYSSRLTARHRLDTLAEALHAFPEEAPRPRVVVVGDGAERPRLEEKFAALGVEAEFLGAVYDYERLSELYARADVAVSIGGAGLNVTQALSFGVPVVAEDGHPDSSPEIEAVIEGQTGRYYATGSADSLQRVLSEVLADPEQLHRLGEQGLAVVRDRYTAEKHAAAIDQALTELLQD from the coding sequence ATGGAAAAGCCCAGGGTCTACTTCGTGGTCCAACCGACAGTTGCCCACTACCGTGAGCCCCTGCTGAAGAATCTGCTGAAGTCCCGCAGGATCTCCTATGACCTGGTCGGACGGTTCAAGAACTCAGAAGGCGCTGCGGCCGACCGCATCCAGCCTGCCTCTGAGGATGTCCTGAGTCATGTCACTCCGATGACCTTCCGTACCTTCGGGCCCCTGTGGTGGGAGGACGGCCAGGTCCGCGATGTCTTCACCGGCGGCCATGATGCCTATGTGCTGGCCGGACGCATCTACACCCTCTCCGCCTGGGCGGCGCTTGTGGTCGGCAAGCTGCGGCGCCGTCGGGTCATCTTCTGGGGCCACGGCTGGAAGCGCCCGGAGAGCGGCGCCAAGCGTCGGCTGCGCCTGGCCTTTTACGCCCTGGCTGACGGCCTGCTCGTCTACGGCGACCGAGCCAAGGAGCTCGGGGTCTCCTATGGCGTCCCGGAGCAGAAGATCAAGGTCGTCTACAACAGCATCTACCCGGAGTCGCTGACCGGCCAGGCCGCGGAGGAAGGCCACGCCGCGGACCAGCGCCGGGCTGAGCAGGGCCCCGACGCCGGCCGCCCCACGATCATCTACAGCTCCCGCCTCACAGCACGTCACCGACTGGACACTCTGGCCGAGGCGCTTCATGCCTTCCCGGAGGAGGCGCCTCGCCCGCGCGTGGTGGTGGTCGGCGATGGGGCTGAGCGTCCCCGGCTGGAGGAGAAGTTCGCCGCCCTGGGCGTCGAGGCCGAGTTCCTGGGTGCGGTCTATGACTACGAGCGGCTCAGCGAGCTCTATGCCCGCGCCGATGTGGCCGTCTCCATCGGTGGGGCCGGACTGAACGTCACTCAGGCGCTGAGCTTCGGCGTACCCGTGGTGGCCGAAGACGGGCACCCGGACTCCAGCCCCGAGATCGAAGCGGTGATCGAGGGACAGACCGGCCGGTACTACGCCACCGGAAGCGCGGACTCCCTGCAGCGGGTGCTCAGCGAGGTCCTGGCGGACCCGGAGCAGCTGCACCGCCTCGGCGAGCAGGGTCTTGCCGTGGTGCGCGACCGCTACACCGCGGAGAAGCACGCGGCCGCCATCGACCAGGCTCTGACGGAGCTGCTGCAGGACTGA